The following are encoded in a window of Castanea sativa cultivar Marrone di Chiusa Pesio chromosome 5, ASM4071231v1 genomic DNA:
- the LOC142634626 gene encoding uncharacterized protein LOC142634626, whose product MDSGHYSLYTDVLRGNINLEEQLFGVSKNSPMLVQDSPLNNEVATSKKKITHGINFSLEKDKLLVATWLNTSVYLVYGNEQHKTKFYGKVAEYFKDHKTDSTCSQTSRWEVINREIVKFCGSLAEIEAKNESGTTIEMNCCAIDVADWAERPMCKCPDSAVVLYAVLVTAAVLSPWVVLLFVNCLIYDDSNEDKIIIKLLTGLTSQRKWRRYIDCNHLAGHKGLYDDYFAEEPVYPPKMTTALRMLAYGITTDFMGEYIRIVESTAMMSLEKFVAVVVAIFIEGYLRSPNNEDIARLSNNDINVLERSHVFFELAQGRAPTVNYSINGHDYTMRYYFADDIYPKWSTFVKTIPSPLEAKRKIFAKA is encoded by the exons ATGGACTCAGGACATTATTCATTGTACACTGATGTCTTACGGGGGAATATTAATCTTGAGGAGCAACTTTTCGGTGTATCTAAAAATAGTCCCATGTTAGTCCAAGATTCTCCACTGAATAATGAAGTTGCCActtctaagaaaaaaataacacatgGTATCAACTTCAGTCTTGAGAAAGACAAGTTGCTTGTAGCAACATGGCTCAATACCAGTGTCTATCTCGTGTATGGTAATGAgcaacataaaacaaaattttatggcAAAGTTGCAGAATACTTCAAGGACCACAAGACTGATTCTACATGTAGTCAAACAAGCCGATGGGAAGTGATTAATAGGgaaatagttaaattttgtgGGTCCTTAGCTGAAATTGAAGCAAAGAATGAAAGTGGAACCACTATTGAAATGAAT TGCTGTGCTATTGACGTTGCTGATTGGGCTGAGAGGCCAATGTGTAAGTGCCCTGATTCTGCTGTGGTGCTATATGCTGTGTTAGTGACTGCTGCAGT TTTATCTCCATGGGTCGTTCTTTTATTCGTGAATTGCTTGATATATGATGACTCAAATGAAGATAAGATAATTATAAAACTTCTCACAGGTTTGACATCACAACGCAAGTGGCGTCGATATATCGACTGTAATCATTTGGCAGGCCATAAAGGGCTTTATGATGACTACTTTGCCGAAGAACCTGTATATCCTCCCAAA ATGACCACTGCACTTAGGATGCTTGCTTATGGAATAACAACTGATTTTATGGGTGAATATATAAGAATAGTAGAAAGCACTGCAATGATGAGTCTGGAAAAATTTGTTGCAGTAGTGGTTGCTATTTTCATAGAGGGATATTTGAGGTCACCAAACAATGAAGACATCGCTAGATT gtcaaataatgatattaatgtgTTGGAGCGGTCTCATGTATTTTTTGAGCTTGCACAAGGACGTGCTCCTACAGTTAATTACTCAATCAATGGTCATGATTACACAATGAGATACTATTTTGCCGATGACATATATCCAAAATGGTCAACATTTGTGAAGACAATCCCATCTCCACtagaagcaaaaagaaaaatatttgcaAAAGCTTAA
- the LOC142634627 gene encoding protein SIEVE ELEMENT OCCLUSION B-like translates to MASNNTPVSAQQPTMRRVLKMSEDEIKKQIRSTHNQTKQKLDFDPFYLFDVVKNILNPSIIVVDNIVQGKAKDMEKGNQGESSPKACFIPPCMLKRLSYEMACKVPGEEIAYETTISILRNVLSSYPWHVKAVLTLASFALDYGEFSHLADQIDSSDQLTKSLGILKQVPIVLGRQGVEKYKNSFGKLNTLIKLTLDVVECVVELEKRIDGNNTKDVPELSLAIENMSIDVFWTIITVVDCMSRICALINDKNNTQELLPFTGKITSILKSLTDQIAVCDRQIAEIKAYLKFKRDLESLQDIVEFFKKLIFVEESHNLQQATISNNELSKKTEGLRKKKVLLFFSDFDISEKVVSILKPICEEESRKDQYEIVWIPIVKNWTDIVQSKCKVNEKYFWYVVRQFSSVLGIKYVKEQWGFKDKPIVVVLSSEAKVEHKDAFHMIQTWGIEAYPFTFERERELRNREDWFGSTIDFIPDVLTWMKEEKYIFLYGGEETWIKKFEDEATKVTNDPDISSEEISIKLFNVGKTCKAKDYLGIFLKNLNKLFFSKSQKETELDTKTKEIQMLLSYMNDGEGWVVLCKGHKLVFSGNGTKVVMALKSINDGKQGLHKSTEIQVLLKQRYNEIILPVTCCKFTANTNSGWVHGDCAKCPECSQIMEMIINFKCCHKGHPTKAVP, encoded by the exons ATGGCCAGCAACAACACACCAGTTTCCGCACAGCAACCCACTATGCGGAGGGTGCTAAAGATGTCCGAGGACGAGATCAAGAAACAAATTCGTTCCACCCATAATCAAACTAAACAAAAGTTAGATTTTGaccctttttatctttttgatgTTGTGAAGAACATTCTCAACCCTTCCATCATTGTTGTTGATAACATTGTTCAG GGCAAAGCGAAAGATATGGAGAAGGGAAACCAAGGTGAAAGTTCCCCTAAAGCCTGCTTCATTCCACCCTGTATGCTCAAGCGACTTTCCTACGAG ATGGCATGCAAAGTTCCGGGTGAGGAAATCGCATACGAAACAACAATATCAATTCTGAGGAATGTTCTCTCAAGCTATCCATGGCATGTGAAGGCTGTGTTGACCCTTGCGTCTTTTGCTTTGGATTATGGGGAATTCTCGCACCTTGCTGATCAGATTGACTCATCAGACCAACTCACGAAATCACTAGGAATCTTAAAGCAAGTACCCATCGTCCTAGGTCGTCAAGGCGTTGAGAAATACAAGAACTCATTTGGTAAACTTAACACTCTGATCAAGTTAACACTGGATGTCGTTGAGTGCGTCGTTGAGTTGGAGAAACGAATTGATGGAAATAATACTAAGGATGTACCAGAACTCTCACTAGCCATTGAAAATATGTCTATAGACGTTTTCTGGACTATCATAACTGTCGTAGATTGCATGTCTCGGATATGTGCTCTCATTAATGATAA GAACAACACACAGGAACTTCTGCCCTTTACTGGGAAAATCACTTCCATCCTCAAATCACTAACAGACCAAATAGCTGTTTGCGATCGACAAATAG CGGAAATAAAGGCTTATTTGAAGTTTAAGAGAGACTTAGAAAGCCTGCAGGACATTGTGGAGTTCTTCAAGAAGCTAATATTTGTCGAGGAATCGCACAATTTGCAGCAAGCCACCATATCAAATAACGAATTG AGTAAAAAGACTGAAGggttgagaaaaaagaaagtcttGTTGTTCTTTTCGGACTTCGACATCTCTGAAAAGGTTGTTTCGATTCTCAAGCCCATCTGTGAAGAAGAAAGCAGGAAGGATCAGTATGAAATTGTGTGGATCCCAATTGTGAAGAACTGGACAGATATAGTGCAAAGCAAGTGCAAGGTTAACGAGAAGTACTTCTGGTACGTAGTGCGACAGTTTTCATCAGTGTTGGGCATCAAGTATGTTAAGGAGCAGTGGGGATTCAAGGACAAGCCTATTGTCGTGGTGTTGAGCTCAGAAGCGAAAGTGGAACATAAAGATGCATTCCACATGATTCAGACATGGGGAATAGAGGCCTACCCTTtcacttttgagagagaaagagagctgcGTAATAGAGAAGATTGGTTTGGATCCACCATTGACTTCATTCCTGACGTATTAACCTGG ATGAAAGAGGAGAAGTACATTTTCTTATATGGAGGCGAGGAGACCTGGATCAAAAAATTTGAAGACGAAGCAACAAAGGTGACAAATGATCCTGACATAAGCAGTGAAGAGATTTCCATAAAGCTGTTTAATGTGGGAAAAACATGCAAAGCGAAAGATTATCTTGGCATTTTCTTGAAGAACCTAAACAAACTTTTCTTCTCCAAGTCTCAGAAGGAAACTGAATTGGACACAAAGACAAAGGAAATCCAAATGCTGCTTTCCTACATGAATGATGGCGAAGGATGGGTTGTGCTGTGTAAAGGGCATAAATTGGTGTTCAGTGGTAACGGGACAAAAGTTGTGATGGCCTTGAAGAGCATTAATGACGGGAAGCAGGGTCTGCACAAGAGTACTGAAATCCAAGTTCTTCTCAAACAACGCTATAATGAAATTATACTTCCAGTTACTTGCTGCAAGTTTACAGCCAACACGAATTCTGGCTGGGTCCATGGAGATTGCGCAAAATGCCCTGAATGTTCCCAAATCATGGAGATGATTATCAACTTTAAATGCTGCCACAAAGGCCATCCTACAAAGGCCGTGCCCTAG